The Porites lutea chromosome 4, jaPorLute2.1, whole genome shotgun sequence genome contains a region encoding:
- the LOC140933451 gene encoding uncharacterized protein — MSVKEITKSSAFTIPTTTICYPHQRTEEAGSDVLRPPAKLSLLSPVLGQTRRRRAATSAKQKEPAVVARRNARERKRVKLVNDGFMRLRKHVPTDPKNKKLSKVKTLRSAIDYIRHLQHVLAMANKHQIETEQEAAGTAQNQSWMTAADFKAEEEYKTEFGKTVFACGQPRVPTSF, encoded by the exons ATGTCTGTGAAGGAAATAACTAAAAGCTCAGCGTTCACTATCCCTACAACGACTATATGCTATCCGCACCAAAGAACAGAGGAAGCAGGCTCAGATGTTTTGCGCCCTCCAGCtaaattgtcactgttgtcgcctgTCTTGGGGCAAACTCGACGACGAAGAGCAGCTACGAGCGCCAAGCAAAAGGAACCGGCCGTGGTAGCAAGACGGAACGCCAGGGAACGAAAACGCGTAAAACTAGTAAATGATGGTTTCATGCGGCTGAGAAAGCACGTACCCACGGACcctaaaaacaagaaattgtcCAAAGTTAAAACTCTGCGTAGCGCAATCGACTACATACGGCACCTGCAACACGTTCTGGCAATGGCCAATAAACATCAAATCGAAACAGAACAGGAGGCAGCTGGTACGGCTCAAAACCAGAGTTGGATGACCGCGGCTGACTTT AAAGCCGAGGAGGAATACAAAACTGAATTTGGCAAAACAGTTTTCGCATGTGGACAACCAAGAGTGCCAACAAGCTTTTGA